One Glycine max cultivar Williams 82 chromosome 8, Glycine_max_v4.0, whole genome shotgun sequence genomic window, tttttggaTCATTCAGAAACCAAGTGGTGTTAAACAACCCTCTTCTATTTAGGATTTCGATGTTTTGAACCTTAACATGGTCTTACTTATTGATGATAAAAACATCCCAAACGTGCATAATCCCAACATATAAACCAATAACTTCAGTAAAAACATTATCAAGTGCACATTCaacatgcaataaaaaaaacacgaaAATAGATCATTACACTAAAGTAAAACGACTAATCAGTCGTTTTGACATTTTACATGAAGGTTTCCAAAATATAATGTATATACTGGATTCTTTCCCCAAGATCAGTACAACTTCTTGTGACAAGATATTTTCCCTTACGTACCAAGACTTGTAGAATCATTCTTTTTAGTTCTGCACTTTTACTTTTCACATTTTTGACGGAGAggagagaggaaaaagaaatgaGAGGAGATGAAATCCATTACTTGTGGTTAACAAAGGGGGAATAGTTGTGGgcgtaaaagaggtagagacCAACAATAAGCCTCTAACCAATGCCCCTTTGGTGTAATTTCCATGATGATCTTCTTTAACATCCTAAGAGGAGCCATGACACCCCATTGCACCACTGGACGTGATCCAAGGCAGAACCCTCTTCTCCTGTTCCCTAGCCGGATGCTGCTGCCTCTCCGCCGCCGGAGCCGCCGCCGCTGAGGACGGCACAACCCTACCAACATTGTAGAATTTGACAACATTGAAATTGTTACACCACCTCTCTTGAGCATATTACCTagcaatgtattttaatttctcagctgttttttttgttgtgtaaCATGGCATGACACTAAACTCTTATATAGTATGTGCAAAAGGTACGtcattcatcatcatcatagtGGTCATAATGGCAGCAATTATAACAATCCTAATGCTATAGGAATAATTCTAGTGTGCAAATAAAATAATGCTTGACATGAATTCCTTTATTCTTCTTTAGTTGTTTAGGGTTGTGGTTGCCATCATTAGGATAAGTATGATTATAAGTTAAGATcgaataaaatgaacttaaggTAGCCGTAAGATCTCTTTTCCTATGAGTTATTATTGTCACTTGTCTCATGCTTTCCGTATGAGAAGGAAGAAGCATGGCTCTTTAATCTgtttctatttaattaaaacttcAGGTAATGGAGTGAACCCCATGCACCGGAGAAAAAGTTATCACATTATTGTTTCtccaattcatttttaaatgatGACGCTCCACGATGGCCATAAAAACACTTTAATTAGATCGTAGGATAGAAAATCATTTTcagtatataataattaaatccaATAGGTATACTTTTTGAACATATAATATTTATCACTTAATTAATTACGTGTTTCGTTCATAAGCTGAGATTTATGTACAAAGACGGATTTATTAAACTTGAGGTATTAGATTTCAAGCCTTGTTTAGGAAAAAAATCTCCTTTAGGAGAGTTAGCCTGataatgttatatatttctataaaataaaattgtttatcaTAAAACATACTCGTaatcttgaataaaaaaaaaaaggattaggAGAGAACTTGGATAAGTTTCTCAGTAAATGCtaatagggaaaaaaaaaaaaaaaaactcctgtga contains:
- the LOC102660465 gene encoding uncharacterized protein gives rise to the protein MLKRGGVTISMLSNSTMLVGLCRPQRRRLRRRRGSSIRLGNRRRGFCLGSRPVVQWGVMAPLRMLKKIIMEITPKGHWLEAYCWSLPLLRPQLFPLC